Below is a genomic region from Dyella jiangningensis.
TGCGCTACGAGCAGGCGCAACCGAAGCGCGAGCCGGCCACGCTGAAGACCCTGTTTGCCGGCGTGCATTTCATCCGCGCGCGGCCCGACGTGCTCGGCGTGATCTCGCTCGACCTCTTTGCCGTGCTGCTGGGCGGCGCCGCCGCCCTGTTGCCGATCTTCGCCAAGGATGTGCTGCATACCGGTCCATGGGGTCTGGGCCTGCTTCGCGCGGCGCCTGCCGTGGGCGCGCTGCTCATGTCGCTATGGCTGACCCGCCAAAACATGGAGCGACACGTGGGTCCGATCATGTTCGCCTCGGTGGCCGGGTTTGGCCTGGCGACGCTGGTGTTCGCCGTTTCCACCGCGCTGTGGCTGTCGCTGCTGGCGCTGTTTGCGCTGGGCGCGTTCGACATGGTGAGCATGGTGATTCGCGGTGCGCTCGTACAGCTGGATACGCCCGACGACATGCGAGGGCGTGTCAGCGCGGTGAACGCGATCTTCATCAACACGTCCAACCAGCTCGGCGAATTCGAGTCGGGCCTGCTTGCCGCGTGGGTCGGTGCGGTGAACGCCACCCTGATCGGCGGCATCGGCACGCTTGTCGTGGTGGCACTGTGGATGGCGATGTTTCCCACGCTTCGCCGTAGGCAGCGGTTGCATACGGAGCCTGCGCCGTCACCATCCTGAACTTTGCATGCGGCGACAACCACCGCTGCGTCGCTATGGCTCCATCACTTGACGGACGTCATGGCCGCACCGCGCGGAGTTCCTAGCATGTGCAGGCTCACCGCCCCTGCACGGATGATCCTCCCCGCATGAATGTCGATATCGTGGTGGTTGGTGCCGGCCCTGCCGGCCTCTGTTTTGCGCGCGCCCTGGCCGATACCGGGCTCAGCATCGTGGTGATCGAACGGCAACCGCTCGGTGCGTTGAGCGAACCGGCTTTCGATGGACGCGAGATCGCCCTGACCCAACGCTCCGTGCGCATCCTGCGCAAGCTGGGCCTGTGGGATCGCCTGGGGGCGTCGGACATCTCGCCGCTGCGCACCGCTCGCGTGCTCAACGGGCATTCGCTTCATGGCCTGAGCGTGCTGCCCACCGGCACGGGCGATGCGGAGCTGGGTTTCCTGGTGCCCAACGACCGCATCCGCCGCGCGGCCTATGCCAGCGTGCAGCAGGAGCCGCGCATCACACTCGTGACCGATACGGCCGTGAGCTCGGTGTCGCTGGCCGATGGCCACCCGCAACTGCAGCTTGCCGATGGCACCAGCGTGGTCGCGCGCCTGGTCGTGGCCGCCGACAGCCGCTTCTCGTCGCTGCGTCGCGACGCGGGCATTTCGGTCGACATGCATGACTTCGGCAAGACCATGCTCGTCTGCCGCATGGCATTGGAGAAATCCCACGATGGCGAGGCGCTGGAGTGGTTCGATCACGGACAGACCATGGCGTTGCTGCCGTTGCACAACGGAGAGGCTTCGGTCGTGCTGACCTTGCCGGGCCACACCATGAAATCCGTGATGGCACTCGATGACGGGCAGTTCAACCAGGACATGCGCCGGCGCTTCGATGGCCGTTTCGGCGCGATGAGCCTGACCAGCACGCGCCATACCTATCCCCTGGTCGCCACCTACGCCCATCGCTTCATCGGTCCTCGCCTCGCACTGATCGGCGATGCCGCCGTGGGCATGCACCCCGTCACCGCGCATGGTTTCAATCTCGGCCTGCTCAGCGTGGACACGCTCGCCGGCCAGATCCGCCGCGCGCACGCCGCCGGCCAGGATTTCGCCTCAGCCCGCGTGCTGCAGCGCTATGAGCGCGCGCACCGCGTCGCGACGCTTCCGCTTTACTTCGCCACGCAGGCCATCGTGAAGCTCTACACCGACGATCGCCTGCCCGCGCGCGTGGCGCGCACCGCCCTGCTGCGTGCGGCCCAGGCCACGCCGCCGTTCCGGCGCACGCTGGCCCGCATGCTCGAAGCCCAGGATCGCGACGATCGCCCGACGCCGACGTCCGGATGAACGGCCAACGCCGGTGTTTACGCGTCACTCACGCGAGCGCTGGCAACGTGGCTCTTCATTCTGCGAGGAGCACGCCATGGGCCG
It encodes:
- a CDS encoding MFS transporter; protein product: MPSPTSPAADALRSHPAFVQFWFARICSGFGFQMLSVAVGWQVYAITGRAFDLGLIGLVQFIPSVVLALPAGHVADQFERRRIVLLGQIVDMLAIAALAVISFLHQAHEASILALVFVIGVAKAFEFPAMQSMLPALVPMSVLPRAMAASASAGQAAMIMGPAIGGLLYVAGPGVVYATCALLYLTAVLLMAHLRYEQAQPKREPATLKTLFAGVHFIRARPDVLGVISLDLFAVLLGGAAALLPIFAKDVLHTGPWGLGLLRAAPAVGALLMSLWLTRQNMERHVGPIMFASVAGFGLATLVFAVSTALWLSLLALFALGAFDMVSMVIRGALVQLDTPDDMRGRVSAVNAIFINTSNQLGEFESGLLAAWVGAVNATLIGGIGTLVVVALWMAMFPTLRRRQRLHTEPAPSPS
- the ubiM gene encoding 5-demethoxyubiquinol-8 5-hydroxylase UbiM; the protein is MNVDIVVVGAGPAGLCFARALADTGLSIVVIERQPLGALSEPAFDGREIALTQRSVRILRKLGLWDRLGASDISPLRTARVLNGHSLHGLSVLPTGTGDAELGFLVPNDRIRRAAYASVQQEPRITLVTDTAVSSVSLADGHPQLQLADGTSVVARLVVAADSRFSSLRRDAGISVDMHDFGKTMLVCRMALEKSHDGEALEWFDHGQTMALLPLHNGEASVVLTLPGHTMKSVMALDDGQFNQDMRRRFDGRFGAMSLTSTRHTYPLVATYAHRFIGPRLALIGDAAVGMHPVTAHGFNLGLLSVDTLAGQIRRAHAAGQDFASARVLQRYERAHRVATLPLYFATQAIVKLYTDDRLPARVARTALLRAAQATPPFRRTLARMLEAQDRDDRPTPTSG